One window of the Amycolatopsis mediterranei genome contains the following:
- a CDS encoding amidohydrolase, giving the protein MTVRGWGIPEGMEWHEELHERADERIEHLDERLWTVATALHERPELSYEEHAAAERLTGELAADGFEVETGIAGLPTAFVARAGEGRPCIALLLEYDALPGLGHACGHNLIAAAGLGAALAAKDVLGDAPGSLLAVGTPAEERDGGKVALAEAGVFDDVDAALMVHPGVHSWSWAPLTAQVELKVTFHGRAAHPTGDPEHGIDALAALIQAFGAVSALRQRLPAGSHVQGIITHGGEATNIVPDRAEGRFGLRALTTDVLDRLVEDVTTCAEGAALATGAKVDVERLSRGYAHFRDNPVLSERFTEHLAACGIHATPPAPGVFLGSSDIGDVSVRVPAIHPFVAITAEEMSDHTPEFAAAAASPRGRVAMLASAAALARTVIDLRTHPALVSRAWDCFRDLARNGR; this is encoded by the coding sequence ATGACCGTGCGTGGTTGGGGTATCCCGGAGGGCATGGAGTGGCACGAGGAGCTGCACGAGCGGGCCGACGAGCGCATCGAGCACCTGGACGAGCGGCTGTGGACGGTGGCCACGGCGCTGCACGAGCGACCGGAACTGTCCTATGAGGAGCACGCCGCCGCCGAGCGGCTCACCGGCGAGCTGGCCGCGGACGGCTTCGAGGTGGAAACCGGGATCGCCGGGCTCCCCACGGCGTTCGTCGCACGGGCCGGCGAAGGGCGGCCGTGCATCGCGCTGCTGCTGGAGTACGACGCGCTGCCCGGCCTCGGGCACGCCTGCGGGCACAACCTGATCGCCGCGGCCGGCCTGGGTGCCGCGCTGGCCGCCAAGGACGTCCTGGGAGATGCTCCCGGCTCGCTGCTCGCGGTGGGCACCCCGGCCGAGGAACGCGACGGCGGCAAGGTCGCGCTGGCCGAGGCGGGCGTCTTCGACGACGTCGACGCGGCCCTGATGGTCCACCCCGGCGTCCATTCCTGGTCGTGGGCGCCGCTCACGGCCCAGGTTGAGCTGAAGGTGACCTTCCACGGCCGGGCCGCGCACCCGACCGGCGACCCGGAGCACGGCATCGACGCCCTCGCCGCGCTGATCCAGGCGTTCGGCGCGGTCTCGGCCCTGCGCCAGCGGCTGCCTGCCGGATCACACGTCCAGGGGATCATCACCCACGGCGGCGAGGCGACGAACATCGTCCCCGACCGCGCCGAAGGCCGGTTCGGACTCCGGGCCCTGACGACCGACGTGCTGGACCGCCTGGTCGAGGACGTGACGACGTGCGCGGAAGGCGCGGCACTGGCGACCGGGGCGAAGGTGGACGTCGAACGCCTCAGCCGCGGGTACGCGCACTTCCGCGACAACCCGGTGCTGTCGGAGCGGTTCACCGAGCACCTGGCGGCGTGCGGGATCCACGCGACCCCGCCGGCGCCGGGGGTCTTCCTCGGGTCGTCGGACATCGGCGACGTCAGTGTCCGCGTCCCGGCGATCCACCCGTTCGTCGCGATCACGGCGGAGGAGATGTCCGACCACACCCCGGAGTTCGCGGCCGCGGCGGCGAGCCCGCGTGGCCGGGTGGCGATGCTGGCCTCGGCGGCCGCGCTGGCGCGTACGGTGATCGACCTGCGGACGCACCCGGCGCTGGTCAGCCGCGCGTGGGACTGCTTCCGGGACCTGGCGCGCAACGGGCGCTGA
- a CDS encoding ABC transporter ATP-binding protein, giving the protein MIGIRSVTKTFGALTALDDVSLDIADGTFLSLVGPSGSGKSTLLDLLAGLTTPTSGEVVIDGEPVRGPGLDRGVVFQQYALFPWRTARANVEFGLEGGPLGKRQRAERAREYLALVGLSGFEDRYPHELSGGMKQRVAIARSLAYDPAVLLMDEPFAALDAQTREQLQEELLRIWRRTGKTIVFITHGIDEAVYLGQRIAVLTSRPGRLKAVVDVDLGDRTGDVRSGPEFGRQRHRLWELLHDEVRKAAEHERSAAR; this is encoded by the coding sequence GTGATCGGCATCCGCTCGGTGACCAAGACCTTCGGCGCGCTGACCGCCCTCGACGACGTCTCGCTCGACATCGCCGACGGCACGTTCCTCTCGCTGGTCGGGCCCAGCGGCTCGGGCAAGTCGACGCTGCTCGACCTGCTGGCCGGGCTCACCACGCCGACGTCGGGCGAGGTGGTCATCGACGGCGAGCCGGTGCGCGGCCCCGGCCTCGACCGCGGGGTCGTGTTCCAGCAGTACGCGCTGTTCCCGTGGCGCACGGCCCGCGCCAACGTCGAATTCGGCCTCGAAGGCGGGCCGCTCGGAAAGCGGCAGCGGGCCGAGCGGGCCCGCGAATACCTCGCCCTGGTCGGGCTGTCCGGCTTCGAGGACCGCTACCCGCACGAGCTTTCCGGCGGGATGAAGCAGCGCGTCGCGATCGCCCGCAGCCTCGCCTACGACCCGGCCGTGCTGCTGATGGACGAGCCGTTCGCCGCGCTCGACGCGCAGACCCGCGAGCAGCTGCAGGAGGAGCTGCTGCGGATCTGGCGCCGCACCGGCAAGACGATCGTCTTCATCACCCACGGCATCGACGAGGCCGTCTACCTGGGACAGCGGATCGCGGTGCTGACGTCGCGGCCCGGGCGGCTCAAGGCCGTCGTCGACGTCGACCTCGGCGACCGCACCGGCGACGTGCGCTCCGGGCCGGAGTTCGGACGGCAGCGCCACCGGCTCTGGGAACTGCTGCACGACGAGGTCCGCAAGGCGGCCGAACACGAACGGAGCGCGGCCCGATGA
- a CDS encoding aminotransferase class I/II-fold pyridoxal phosphate-dependent enzyme: MPPGGFARTGFGYSGAMDHSKAPVLEALRDYHDTGYVPFNAPGHKQGRGIDPRVLEVVGADVFRSDVIALNGLDDRLMRQGVLAHAQELMADAVGADHTFFSTCGSSLSVKSAMLAVAGPHEKLLVPRHVHKSVISGLIVSGVRPVWVRPHWDAERHLSHPPGVREFAEAYESDPEVKGALVVTPTDYGTCGDLRAIAGWCHERGLPLIVDEAWGAHLPFHNGLPPWGMDAGADVCVTSVHKMGAAVEQSSVFHLQGDRVDADVLKSREDLLGTTSASSLVYAALDGWRRQMAEQGQELIDGALTLVKSVRGRLAELGVPVMHDEFLGPDLADSVDLLKVVLDFDPLGISGYQAADWLREHQRVTVGLSDHRRIVAQFTHSDDEKTASTLIDAIDALVQAAPSFEKPPKVDLPSPREMELETAMLPRDAFFGPTEQVPPADAAGRIAAEMITPYPPGAPGVLPGEVITQPMLDYLRSGRGAGMELPDPADSALKSIRVVAKQ, translated from the coding sequence ATGCCACCCGGGGGTTTCGCGCGGACCGGCTTCGGCTACTCCGGCGCCATGGACCACAGCAAGGCACCGGTGCTGGAGGCGCTGCGCGACTACCACGACACCGGCTACGTCCCGTTCAACGCGCCCGGCCACAAGCAGGGCCGCGGCATCGACCCGCGGGTGCTGGAGGTCGTCGGTGCCGACGTGTTCCGCTCCGACGTCATCGCGCTCAACGGCCTCGACGACCGGCTGATGCGCCAGGGCGTGCTCGCCCACGCCCAGGAGCTGATGGCCGACGCGGTCGGCGCCGACCACACCTTCTTCTCGACGTGCGGCAGCTCGCTTTCGGTCAAGAGCGCGATGCTCGCCGTCGCGGGGCCGCACGAAAAGCTGCTGGTGCCACGGCACGTCCACAAGTCGGTGATCTCCGGGTTGATCGTCAGCGGCGTCCGGCCGGTCTGGGTGCGGCCGCACTGGGACGCCGAGCGGCACCTGAGCCACCCGCCGGGCGTCCGGGAATTCGCGGAGGCCTACGAGAGCGACCCCGAGGTCAAGGGCGCGCTCGTGGTGACCCCCACCGACTACGGCACCTGCGGCGACCTGCGCGCGATCGCCGGCTGGTGCCACGAACGCGGGCTCCCGCTGATCGTCGACGAGGCGTGGGGCGCGCACCTGCCGTTCCACAACGGCCTGCCACCGTGGGGCATGGACGCCGGCGCCGACGTGTGCGTCACGAGCGTGCACAAGATGGGCGCCGCGGTTGAGCAGAGCTCGGTCTTCCACCTGCAGGGCGACCGCGTCGACGCGGACGTGCTGAAGTCGCGTGAGGACCTGCTCGGCACGACCAGTGCGAGCTCCCTGGTCTACGCGGCCCTCGACGGCTGGCGGCGGCAGATGGCCGAACAGGGCCAGGAACTGATCGACGGCGCGCTGACGCTGGTGAAATCGGTCCGCGGCCGGCTGGCCGAGCTGGGCGTCCCGGTGATGCACGACGAGTTCCTCGGCCCCGACCTCGCCGACTCGGTCGACCTGCTCAAGGTCGTCCTCGACTTCGACCCGCTGGGCATCAGCGGCTACCAGGCCGCCGACTGGCTGCGCGAGCACCAGCGCGTCACCGTGGGACTGTCCGACCACCGCCGGATCGTGGCCCAGTTCACCCACTCCGACGACGAAAAGACGGCGAGCACGCTGATCGACGCGATCGACGCGCTGGTGCAGGCCGCGCCTTCGTTCGAGAAGCCGCCGAAGGTCGACCTGCCGTCGCCGCGGGAGATGGAACTGGAGACGGCGATGCTGCCGCGCGACGCGTTCTTCGGCCCCACCGAACAGGTGCCGCCGGCGGACGCGGCCGGCCGGATCGCCGCCGAGATGATCACGCCGTACCCGCCGGGGGCGCCCGGGGTGCTGCCCGGCGAGGTGATCACCCAGCCGATGCTCGACTACCTGCGCAGCGGGCGCGGCGCGGGCATGGAGCTGCCCGACCCGGCCGACTCCGCGCTGAAGTCGATCCGGGTCGTCGCGAAGCAGTGA
- a CDS encoding LLM class flavin-dependent oxidoreductase, translating to MMHLNAFVMPNGHHEAAWRHPSTDPHRARTLQHYADIARTAERGRLDSLFLADGVALWGNVKHNSHSHFEPLTLLSALAASTVHIGLIATASTTYNEPYHLARKFASLDHLSGGRAGWNIVTSAGIDEARNFNLAKRPSHDARYDRAEEFVEVVKKLWDSWDDDAAVVDRAGGVYADTDRIRAIEHDGPHFQVRGPLNIERPVQGRPVLVQAGSSETGKEYAARHAEAVFTAQQTYAEGKAFYDDVKGRLAKYGRTPDELKILPGISPILGRTEAEARAREAELNALIIPDYGLRQLSKMLDHDVTGYPLDGPLPDVGSFTEGGQSRFDLVVGLARREDLTIRQLLERLAGGRGHRVFAGTPVQVADELEAWFLGGAADGFNVMPPTLPGGLDDFVDLVVPELQRRGLFRTEYSGTTLREHYGLARPVNRNRVKEPA from the coding sequence ATGATGCACCTCAACGCGTTCGTGATGCCGAACGGCCACCACGAAGCCGCGTGGCGGCACCCCTCGACCGACCCGCACCGGGCGCGGACGCTGCAGCACTACGCCGACATCGCGCGGACCGCCGAGCGCGGCAGGCTCGACTCGCTCTTCCTCGCCGACGGCGTCGCCCTGTGGGGCAACGTCAAGCACAACTCGCACAGCCACTTCGAACCGCTGACGCTGCTTTCGGCGCTCGCCGCGTCCACGGTCCACATCGGACTGATCGCCACAGCGTCGACGACCTACAACGAGCCCTACCACCTGGCCAGGAAGTTCGCCTCGCTCGACCACCTCTCCGGAGGCCGCGCGGGCTGGAACATCGTCACCTCGGCGGGCATCGACGAGGCCCGCAACTTCAACCTGGCCAAGCGCCCGTCGCACGACGCGCGGTACGACCGGGCCGAGGAGTTCGTCGAGGTCGTCAAGAAGCTCTGGGACAGCTGGGACGACGATGCCGCGGTCGTCGACCGGGCCGGCGGCGTCTACGCCGACACCGACCGGATCCGCGCGATCGAGCACGACGGACCCCACTTCCAGGTCCGCGGGCCGCTCAACATCGAACGGCCGGTGCAGGGGCGCCCGGTGCTCGTACAGGCCGGGTCGTCGGAGACCGGCAAGGAGTACGCGGCCCGGCACGCCGAAGCCGTGTTCACCGCGCAGCAGACCTACGCCGAGGGCAAGGCGTTCTACGACGACGTCAAGGGACGGCTCGCCAAGTACGGCCGGACGCCGGACGAGCTCAAGATCCTGCCCGGGATCTCGCCGATCCTCGGCCGCACCGAAGCCGAGGCCCGGGCGCGGGAAGCCGAGCTGAACGCGCTGATCATCCCGGACTACGGGCTGCGGCAGCTGTCGAAGATGCTCGACCACGACGTCACCGGCTACCCGCTGGACGGGCCGCTGCCCGACGTCGGCAGCTTCACCGAGGGCGGACAGAGCCGGTTCGACCTGGTCGTCGGCCTGGCCCGGCGCGAGGACCTGACCATCCGGCAGCTGCTGGAGCGGCTGGCGGGCGGGCGCGGGCACCGCGTCTTCGCCGGCACCCCGGTCCAGGTCGCCGACGAGCTCGAGGCGTGGTTCCTCGGCGGCGCCGCCGACGGCTTCAACGTCATGCCGCCCACCCTGCCCGGCGGGCTCGACGACTTCGTCGACCTCGTCGTCCCGGAACTGCAGCGGCGCGGGCTCTTCCGCACCGAGTACTCCGGCACCACCTTGCGCGAGCACTACGGCCTCGCGCGGCCCGTCAACCGCAACCGAGTGAAGGAGCCCGCATGA
- a CDS encoding helix-turn-helix transcriptional regulator has translation MLQTSARLLRLLSLLETRRDWTGADLADRLGVTARTVRTDIGKLRELGYPVEAAPGVQGGYRLGAGAQLPPLLLDDDEAVAVAVGLRTATGVAGIGETSVRALAKLEQVLPSRLRHRVRALQTATVAVPGEGPAVDADVLTAIATAIRASERLRFDYTSHQRTPSRRDVEPHRLVSWGRRWYLVAWDIARDDWRTFRVDRMTPKVPNGPRFTPREPPEGDVAQFVQRNVGAATWRFHARVRLHAPVEHVRARLPIAVGVTPEGPDRCVAEVGSDNASMLGLYLGLLEVDFEVLDAPELAAALAKTGERFLRAAGAGSPPAPSRSTR, from the coding sequence ATGTTGCAGACCTCCGCCCGCCTCCTGCGGCTGCTGTCGCTGCTCGAAACGCGGCGCGACTGGACCGGCGCCGACCTGGCCGACCGGCTGGGCGTCACCGCGCGCACCGTCCGCACCGACATCGGCAAGCTGCGCGAACTCGGCTACCCGGTCGAGGCCGCCCCCGGCGTCCAGGGCGGCTACCGCCTCGGCGCGGGCGCGCAGCTCCCGCCGCTGCTGCTGGACGACGACGAAGCAGTGGCCGTCGCGGTCGGGTTGCGGACCGCGACGGGCGTCGCCGGCATCGGCGAGACGTCGGTGCGGGCGCTCGCCAAACTGGAGCAGGTGCTGCCGTCGCGGCTGCGGCACCGGGTGCGGGCGCTGCAGACCGCGACGGTCGCGGTGCCCGGCGAGGGCCCGGCCGTCGACGCGGACGTGCTCACCGCGATCGCCACGGCGATCCGGGCGAGCGAGCGGCTGCGCTTCGACTACACGAGCCACCAGCGCACGCCGAGCCGCCGCGATGTCGAACCGCACCGGCTGGTCAGCTGGGGGCGCCGCTGGTACCTGGTCGCCTGGGACATCGCCCGCGACGACTGGCGCACCTTCCGCGTCGACCGGATGACGCCGAAGGTGCCGAACGGCCCGCGTTTTACCCCGCGCGAGCCGCCGGAGGGTGACGTCGCGCAGTTCGTCCAGCGCAACGTGGGCGCGGCGACGTGGCGGTTCCACGCCCGGGTGCGGCTGCACGCGCCGGTCGAGCACGTGCGAGCCCGGCTGCCGATCGCGGTCGGCGTCACCCCCGAAGGCCCGGACCGCTGCGTCGCCGAAGTCGGCTCCGACAACGCGTCGATGCTGGGACTGTACCTGGGCCTGCTCGAGGTGGACTTCGAGGTGCTCGACGCGCCGGAGCTCGCGGCGGCACTGGCGAAGACGGGCGAGCGGTTCCTGCGGGCCGCCGGCGCAGGGAGTCCGCCGGCGCCGAGCCGGTCGACGAGGTAG
- a CDS encoding TauD/TfdA dioxygenase family protein, translated as MTTIGTDVRKLTGRIGAEIVGFDPAGDLDATQVAFLTDALHEHKALVFRNARLDDEGQQRFAAHFGELTKAHPTVPAVEGAPTILPVDSERGRANHWHTDVTFVLNPPKASTLRSLVVPPYGGETLIANAAAAYRDLPEPLRAFADTLRAVHTNDYDYVQPPETVDEQERARRAQFVSRKYRTVHPVVRVHPVTGERGLFIGGFAQRIEGLSVTESRDLLRLLQSYVTRPENVVRVTWEPDQLVLFDNRITQHYAIDNYDGLPRRLNRVTVAGDVPVGIDGRPSESLEGDASHYTPVA; from the coding sequence ATGACCACCATCGGCACCGACGTCCGCAAGCTGACCGGGAGGATCGGCGCCGAGATCGTCGGCTTCGACCCGGCCGGCGACCTCGACGCCACGCAGGTGGCGTTCCTGACCGACGCCCTGCACGAGCACAAGGCACTGGTGTTCCGCAATGCCCGGCTCGACGACGAGGGCCAGCAGCGGTTCGCCGCGCACTTCGGTGAGCTGACCAAAGCCCACCCGACGGTGCCCGCCGTCGAGGGCGCGCCGACGATCCTGCCCGTCGACAGCGAGCGGGGCCGCGCCAACCACTGGCACACCGACGTCACCTTCGTGCTCAACCCGCCGAAGGCCAGCACGCTGCGCAGCCTGGTGGTGCCGCCGTACGGCGGGGAGACGCTGATCGCGAACGCCGCCGCGGCCTACCGGGACCTGCCGGAACCGCTGCGCGCCTTCGCCGACACGCTGCGGGCGGTGCACACCAACGACTACGACTACGTCCAGCCGCCGGAGACGGTGGACGAGCAGGAGCGGGCCCGGCGGGCCCAGTTCGTCTCGCGGAAGTACCGGACCGTCCACCCGGTCGTGCGGGTGCACCCGGTGACCGGCGAGCGCGGGCTGTTCATCGGCGGGTTCGCCCAGCGGATCGAAGGCCTGTCGGTCACCGAGTCACGGGACCTGCTGCGGCTGCTGCAGTCCTACGTCACGCGGCCCGAGAACGTCGTGCGCGTGACGTGGGAGCCGGACCAGCTGGTGCTGTTCGACAACCGGATCACCCAGCACTACGCCATCGACAACTACGACGGCCTGCCGCGGCGGCTGAACCGGGTCACGGTCGCCGGCGACGTGCCGGTGGGCATCGACGGGCGGCCGAGCGAGTCGCTCGAAGGCGACGCTTCGCACTACACGCCGGTGGCGTGA
- a CDS encoding ABC transporter substrate-binding protein, translated as MKKTLPLFAAAVTLLAGCASATATGAPGQPEKLELRYQGSANSVTLPELAEDLGYFGPVKLKWVGNTISGPQDIQSAATDQTDFGGAFTGAVVKLVEAGAPVKAVVNYYGSDDKAFIGFYAKEDSPIRTARDLIGKKVGVNTAGANLEAALDTWLQGQGLSGDEIKQVQLVVIPPVNAEQALRNGQLDVAALQGILQDHAVAAGGVRPLFTDVGAFGPYNGGPYVLRTDFIKKYPETAKIFVSGVARAIEWERTTPRDEVIARFTQIIKARGRNESTDTLKYWKSVGITRGGLISDADYTRWESWLKQEGYLKHDKIDTSKLYTNEFNPYRDGAPAVTK; from the coding sequence GTGAAGAAAACCCTGCCCCTGTTCGCCGCCGCCGTGACGCTGCTCGCCGGCTGCGCTTCGGCGACGGCCACCGGTGCGCCCGGGCAACCGGAGAAGCTCGAACTGCGCTACCAGGGCAGCGCGAACTCCGTCACCCTGCCCGAACTCGCCGAGGACCTGGGCTACTTCGGCCCGGTCAAGCTGAAGTGGGTCGGCAACACGATCAGCGGCCCGCAGGACATCCAGTCCGCGGCCACCGACCAGACCGACTTCGGCGGCGCCTTCACCGGCGCGGTCGTCAAGCTCGTCGAGGCCGGGGCACCGGTCAAGGCGGTCGTCAACTACTACGGCTCCGACGACAAGGCGTTCATCGGCTTCTACGCCAAAGAGGACAGTCCGATCCGGACCGCCCGCGACCTGATCGGCAAGAAGGTCGGCGTCAACACCGCCGGGGCGAACCTCGAAGCCGCGCTCGACACCTGGCTGCAGGGGCAGGGCCTGTCCGGCGACGAGATCAAGCAGGTGCAGCTCGTCGTCATCCCGCCGGTGAACGCCGAACAGGCCCTGCGCAACGGTCAGCTCGACGTCGCCGCGCTGCAGGGGATCCTGCAGGACCACGCGGTCGCGGCCGGCGGCGTGCGCCCGCTGTTCACCGACGTCGGCGCGTTCGGGCCCTACAACGGCGGGCCGTACGTGCTGCGCACCGACTTCATCAAGAAGTACCCGGAGACCGCGAAGATCTTCGTCTCCGGGGTGGCACGGGCGATCGAGTGGGAACGCACCACCCCGCGCGACGAGGTGATCGCCCGCTTCACGCAGATCATCAAAGCCCGCGGCCGCAACGAAAGCACCGACACCCTCAAGTACTGGAAGAGCGTCGGCATCACCCGCGGCGGCCTCATCTCCGACGCCGACTACACCCGCTGGGAGTCGTGGCTGAAGCAGGAGGGCTACCTCAAGCACGACAAGATCGACACTTCGAAGCTCTACACCAACGAGTTCAACCCCTACCGCGACGGCGCCCCGGCGGTGACGAAGTGA
- a CDS encoding ROK family transcriptional regulator — MTSRAGVPQRTDARGARRGASASAVLRAVLDEGPIARSTIARRTGLSAAAVTGHTAELARLGLLHELAEPEPRGRVGRPHVPVDLDTGRHVAGALHLAVHHATVALLDLRGNVLVQHEEPHDGLAAEDLLARAAEILDDLVLGHAPDREPLGLGVATGGWVDRASGTVVEHPLLGWRNVPVRDLLAGSTGLAVEVDGHARALVHAERLFGHPRARDSVVQLFTGNVVDAAFATGAGVHHGPRSAAGAVAHLPVDGSTEPCRCGRTGCLEAAVSEGTLGRKAAENGLIARPDFPELLALAESGHSAAIRLFHDRARLVGQAAALLLEVLNPAVLVVVDRSVTRVPGCLPIIRDEVRDRARCADPAETVVGTSFPGTELATAGGAVLLDVLYEDPLGPLLTGLSRAS; from the coding sequence ATGACCAGCCGGGCCGGCGTTCCACAGAGGACGGACGCACGGGGCGCCCGGCGCGGCGCCAGCGCCAGCGCGGTCCTGCGGGCGGTCCTCGACGAAGGACCGATCGCGCGCAGCACCATCGCGCGGCGGACCGGGCTGTCTGCGGCCGCGGTCACCGGGCACACCGCCGAGCTGGCCCGGCTCGGGCTCCTGCACGAGCTCGCCGAGCCCGAACCGCGCGGTCGCGTCGGACGGCCGCACGTGCCGGTCGACCTCGACACCGGGCGGCACGTCGCCGGCGCGCTGCACCTGGCCGTGCACCACGCCACCGTAGCGCTGCTCGACCTGCGCGGGAACGTGCTGGTCCAGCACGAAGAACCGCACGACGGCCTGGCCGCCGAAGACCTGCTCGCGCGCGCCGCCGAGATCCTCGACGACCTCGTGCTCGGGCACGCCCCGGACCGCGAGCCACTCGGCCTCGGCGTCGCCACCGGCGGCTGGGTCGATCGCGCGTCCGGCACCGTCGTCGAGCACCCGCTGCTCGGCTGGCGGAACGTGCCGGTGCGCGACCTGCTGGCCGGCAGCACCGGGCTGGCCGTGGAGGTCGACGGCCACGCGCGGGCGCTGGTGCACGCCGAACGGCTCTTCGGGCACCCGCGGGCCCGCGACAGCGTCGTGCAGCTGTTCACCGGCAACGTCGTCGACGCGGCGTTCGCCACCGGCGCCGGTGTGCACCACGGACCGCGATCGGCCGCGGGCGCCGTCGCGCACCTGCCGGTCGACGGCAGTACCGAGCCATGCCGCTGCGGGCGCACCGGCTGCCTCGAAGCCGCCGTTTCGGAAGGAACGCTCGGCCGGAAAGCCGCGGAAAACGGACTGATCGCGCGCCCGGACTTCCCGGAATTGCTCGCGCTCGCCGAATCCGGCCATTCCGCGGCGATACGGTTGTTCCACGACCGCGCGCGGCTCGTCGGTCAAGCGGCGGCGCTCCTGCTCGAAGTGCTCAACCCGGCCGTGCTCGTGGTGGTCGACCGCAGTGTAACCCGGGTGCCCGGCTGCCTTCCCATCATCCGGGACGAGGTCCGCGACCGGGCGCGGTGCGCCGATCCGGCGGAAACCGTTGTGGGCACGAGCTTCCCGGGCACGGAGCTGGCGACGGCCGGCGGCGCGGTGCTCCTGGACGTGCTCTACGAAGACCCGCTCGGTCCGCTGCTGACCGGGTTGTCGCGAGCCTCGTGA
- a CDS encoding ABC transporter permease yields the protein MTTTLEAPAVHIGLSTPPRKQRQWRKRLIRAVHASAAVVLFVALWEFVPRFVLDESTRTFLPPLSEDLQALWDLALDGELADHLLASVGRSAAGFAVAVAVAVPLGLLIGWYRPVARFLQPLLELARNTAALALLPVFTLLLGIGELSKVSLVVYACVWPVLLNTIAGVNTVDPLLVKAARSLGLSSPRLFRKVILPSAVPTVFTGIRMAASYSILVLVAAEMVGAKAGLGYLINTSQVNFQIQQMYAGILAVSVLGVLVNSGFVALERRFSTWRPKEKP from the coding sequence ATGACCACGACCCTCGAAGCACCGGCCGTCCACATCGGACTCAGCACTCCGCCGCGGAAGCAACGGCAGTGGCGGAAGAGACTCATCCGGGCGGTGCACGCGTCCGCCGCGGTCGTGCTGTTCGTCGCGCTTTGGGAGTTCGTCCCCCGGTTCGTCCTCGACGAGAGCACGCGGACGTTCCTGCCGCCGCTGTCGGAGGACCTGCAGGCCCTGTGGGACCTCGCCCTCGACGGTGAGCTCGCCGACCACCTGCTGGCCAGCGTCGGGCGATCCGCCGCCGGGTTCGCCGTGGCCGTCGCCGTGGCGGTACCCCTCGGGCTGCTGATCGGCTGGTACCGGCCGGTGGCGCGGTTCCTGCAGCCGCTGCTGGAGCTCGCCCGCAACACCGCCGCGCTGGCGCTGCTGCCGGTGTTCACGCTGCTGCTGGGCATCGGCGAGCTGTCGAAGGTCAGCCTGGTGGTCTACGCCTGCGTGTGGCCGGTGCTGCTCAACACGATCGCCGGGGTCAACACGGTCGACCCGCTGCTGGTCAAGGCGGCCCGCTCGCTGGGCCTGTCGAGCCCGCGGCTGTTCCGGAAGGTGATCCTGCCTTCGGCGGTGCCGACGGTGTTCACCGGCATCCGGATGGCGGCGTCCTATTCGATCCTCGTGCTGGTGGCCGCGGAGATGGTCGGCGCCAAGGCCGGGCTCGGCTACCTGATCAACACGAGCCAGGTGAACTTCCAGATCCAGCAGATGTACGCCGGGATCCTCGCGGTCTCGGTGCTCGGCGTGCTCGTCAACTCCGGTTTCGTCGCCCTCGAACGGCGGTTTTCCACCTGGCGTCCCAAGGAGAAGCCATGA